The Bos javanicus breed banteng chromosome 11, ARS-OSU_banteng_1.0, whole genome shotgun sequence genome includes a window with the following:
- the LOC133256509 gene encoding LOW QUALITY PROTEIN: serine/threonine-protein kinase 38-like (The sequence of the model RefSeq protein was modified relative to this genomic sequence to represent the inferred CDS: inserted 2 bases in 1 codon; substituted 1 base at 1 genomic stop codon), producing the protein MLAMAMTGSTPCLSMSSHTKERVTMIKVTLENFYSNLIAQHEEQEMRQKKLENVMEEEGLKAEEKRLRRSAHAWKETEFLTLKRARLGLEDFESLKVIGRGAFGEVWLVQKKDTGHVYAMKILRKAHMLEKEQVGHNRAECDIVVQADSLWVVKMFYSFQDKLNLYLIMEFLPGGDMMTLLIKKDRLREEETQFYVAETVLALDSIHQLGFIHRDVKQDNLLLDRKGHVKLSDFGLYTGLKKAHRTEFYRNLNHSLPSDFTFQSMNSKRKAETWKRNRRXLAFSRVGXQTGYNKLCDWWSLGVIMYDMLIGYPPFCSETPPETYKKVMNWKETLTFPPEVPISEKAKDLVLRFCCEWEHRIGAPGVEEIKNNSFFEGVDWEHIRERPAAISIEIKSIDDTSNFHEFPESDILKPTVATSNHPETDCKNKDWVFINYTYKHFEGLTARGSDPFLHESSKIIFLEMGS; encoded by the exons aTGCTGGCCATGGCAATGACAGGCTCAACACCTTGCTTGTCCATGAGTAGTCACACAAAGGAAAGGGTGACAATGATCAAAGTGACACTGGAGAATTTTTACAGCAACCTTATTGCTCAACATGAAGAACAAGAAATGAGACAAAAGAAGTTAGAAAACGTGATGGAAGAAGAAGGCCTCAAGGCTGAAGAGAAACGACTCCGGAGATCAGCACATGCTTGGAAGGAAACAGAGTTTCTTACTTTGAAGAGAGCAAGACTTGGACTGGAAGATTTTGAGTCCTTAAAAGTAATAGGCAGAGGAGCCTTTGGTGAGGTGTGGCTTGTTCAGAAGAAAGATACCGGGCATGTGTATGCAATGAAAATACTTCGTAAAGCACATATGCTTGAAAAAGAGCAGGTTGGCCACAATCGTGCGGAGTGCGACATTGTAGTGCAGGCAGACAGTTTGTGGGTTGTGAAAATGTTCTATAGTTTTCAGGATAAGCTAAACCTCTACCTAATCATGGAGTTCCTGCCTGGAGGGGACATGATGACCCTGTTGATAAAAAAAGACAGGCTGAGAGAAGAAGAGACTCAGTTTTATGTAGCAGAAACCGTGTTAGCCTTAGACTCTATTCACCAACTTGGGTTCATCCACAGAGACGTCAAACAAGACAACCTTCTCCTGGACCGCAAAGGCCATGTGAAGCTTTCTGACTTTGGCCTTtacacaggactgaaaaaagcACATAGGACAGAATTTTATAGGAATCTGAACCACAGCCTCCCCAGTGATTTCACTTTTCAGAGCATGAATTccaaaaggaaagcagaaacCTGGAAAAGAAATAGACGTTAGCTAGCCTTCTCCAGGGTAGG ACAGACTGGGTACAACAAGCTCTGTGATTGGTGGTCGCTGGGGGTGATCATGTATGATATGCTCATTGGCTACCCACCTTTCTGTTCTGAGACCCCTCCAGAGACATACAAGAAAGTGATGAACTGGAAAGAAACTTTGACTTTTCCTCCAGAGGTTCCTATTTCTGAGAAAGCCAAGGATCTAGTTTTGAGATTCTGCTGTGAATGGGAACATAGAATTGGAGCCCCTGGagttgaggaaataaaaaataattctttttttgaaGGTGTTGACTGGGAACATATCAGAGAGAGACCTGCTGCAATATCTATTGAAATCAAAAGCATTGATGATACCTCAAACTTTCATGAGTTTCCAGAATCTGATATTCTTAAGCCAACAGTGGCAACAAGTAATCACCCTGAGACAGACTGCAAGAACAAAGACTGGGTCTTCATCAATTACACCTACAAGCACTTTGAGGGCCTGACTGCACGGGGGAGCGATCCCTTCCTACATGAAAGCAGCAAAATCATTTTCCTTGAAATGGGATCCTAA